One Streptosporangium sp. NBC_01495 DNA window includes the following coding sequences:
- a CDS encoding cation diffusion facilitator family transporter, giving the protein MPEYGHAGGRGTGHGHGHGVSAEADRRYLTGALALITGFMTVEVVVGLLARSLALISDAGHMLTDAVAIVFALVAMRIAARPPRGGFTYGLKRAEIVSAQVNGITLLLLAAWFVFEGVRRLIAPPDVEGLYVVVTGLAGIVVNLAATWLLSRADRSSLNVEGAYQHILNDLFAFVATTVAGAVVWLTGWTRADAIAALVVAALMLKAGWGLVRDAGRVFMEAAPVGMDPAEVGTRTAALEHVVEVHDLHIWEVTSGYAALSAHILVTPGADCHTVRLAAERLFHDTYGIEHVTLQVDHAPPGLLTIGDAAPHCAAPHGPTHRSPPRHDGAATTPSPDDTDPGDQGGTARLSPASE; this is encoded by the coding sequence ATGCCTGAGTATGGACACGCGGGTGGGCGCGGTACTGGGCACGGGCATGGGCACGGGGTGAGCGCGGAGGCCGATCGCCGCTACCTGACCGGAGCGCTGGCGCTGATCACCGGATTCATGACGGTCGAGGTCGTCGTCGGCCTCCTCGCCCGTTCCCTGGCCCTGATCTCCGATGCCGGGCACATGCTCACCGATGCCGTCGCCATCGTCTTCGCACTGGTCGCCATGCGGATCGCCGCCCGGCCGCCCCGGGGCGGCTTCACCTACGGGCTCAAACGTGCCGAGATCGTCTCCGCGCAGGTCAACGGCATCACCCTGTTGCTGCTGGCCGCCTGGTTCGTCTTCGAAGGCGTCCGCCGCCTGATCGCCCCTCCCGACGTCGAGGGCCTGTACGTGGTGGTGACCGGCCTGGCCGGAATCGTCGTCAACCTGGCCGCCACCTGGCTGCTGTCTCGGGCCGACCGCTCCAGTCTCAACGTCGAGGGCGCCTACCAGCACATCCTCAACGACCTGTTCGCCTTCGTCGCCACCACGGTCGCCGGAGCCGTCGTCTGGCTCACCGGCTGGACCCGGGCCGACGCGATCGCCGCCCTCGTCGTCGCCGCTCTGATGCTCAAGGCGGGCTGGGGCCTGGTCCGCGACGCGGGCCGGGTTTTCATGGAGGCCGCCCCCGTGGGCATGGATCCCGCCGAGGTCGGCACCAGGACCGCCGCCCTGGAGCACGTCGTCGAGGTGCACGACCTGCACATCTGGGAGGTCACCTCCGGCTACGCCGCCTTGTCGGCGCACATCCTGGTCACCCCCGGCGCCGACTGCCACACCGTGCGCCTGGCCGCTGAACGGTTATTCCATGACACCTACGGCATCGAGCACGTCACCCTGCAGGTCGACCACGCCCCGCCGGGGCTGCTGACCATCGGCGACGCCGCCCCCCACTGCGCCGCACCGCACGGCCCCACCCATCGCAGCCCTCCTCGGCACGACGGCGCCGCCACCACGCCCTCGCCCGACGACACCGATCCCGGCGATCAGGGAGGTACGGCCCGTCTGTCCCCGGCCTCGGAGTAG
- a CDS encoding YnfA family protein — MTIIRSLLLFALAALAEIGGAWLVWQGVREQRGLAWIGAGVIALGLYGFVATLQPDANFGRILAAYGGIFVAGSLAWGMVVDGFRPDRWDIIGAAVCLAGVAVIMYAPRG; from the coding sequence ATGACGATCATCCGTTCCCTGCTGCTGTTCGCCCTGGCCGCGCTCGCCGAGATCGGCGGAGCGTGGCTGGTCTGGCAAGGGGTGCGCGAGCAGCGCGGCCTGGCCTGGATCGGCGCCGGCGTCATCGCGCTGGGCCTGTACGGATTCGTCGCCACCTTGCAGCCGGATGCGAACTTCGGCCGCATCCTGGCCGCCTACGGCGGCATCTTCGTCGCCGGATCCCTGGCCTGGGGCATGGTCGTCGACGGTTTTCGCCCCGACCGCTGGGACATCATCGGCGCTGCGGTCTGCCTGGCCGGCGTCGCGGTGATCATGTACGCGCCGCGCGGCTGA
- a CDS encoding MerR family DNA-binding protein, translating into MIKAAQRLGFTLEEVAELIDTGRRGHPTPDLRAHAQAKITEVDAKIADLTTIRAALAAVVLAGCDSLTHCTCPDCPLPFADLAAGRTPEES; encoded by the coding sequence GTGATCAAAGCCGCCCAGCGGCTCGGTTTCACCCTGGAGGAGGTCGCCGAGCTGATCGACACCGGACGGCGCGGCCACCCCACCCCCGATCTGCGCGCCCACGCCCAGGCGAAGATCACCGAAGTGGACGCGAAGATCGCCGACCTGACCACCATCCGGGCGGCGCTTGCCGCGGTGGTCTTGGCCGGATGCGACAGCCTGACCCACTGCACCTGTCCCGACTGCCCCCTGCCGTTCGCCGACCTGGCCGCGGGCCGCACCCCTGAGGAGAGCTGA
- a CDS encoding ArsI/CadI family heavy metal resistance metalloenzyme produces the protein MSRVQLALRVSDLEGSIAFYSKLFGVEPAKRRPGYANFAIAEPPLKLVLLEGEEGHDTRLDHLGVEVTDTAQVQAATQRLKDAGLATFEENDTSCCYALQDKVWVSGPGAEPWEVYVVKADADVLGKSASATQDPAAPCACGPSAEKTDEQPQTAGAAASSGCC, from the coding sequence ATGTCCCGTGTTCAGCTCGCCCTGCGCGTCTCCGACCTGGAAGGCTCGATCGCCTTCTACTCCAAGCTGTTCGGCGTCGAGCCCGCCAAGCGCCGCCCCGGATATGCCAACTTCGCCATCGCCGAGCCGCCGCTGAAGCTGGTGCTCCTGGAAGGTGAGGAAGGCCACGACACCCGCCTGGACCACCTGGGCGTCGAGGTCACCGACACCGCCCAGGTGCAGGCGGCCACCCAGCGGCTCAAGGACGCCGGACTGGCCACCTTCGAGGAGAACGACACCTCCTGCTGCTACGCCCTGCAGGACAAGGTGTGGGTGAGTGGCCCCGGCGCCGAGCCGTGGGAGGTCTACGTGGTCAAGGCCGACGCCGACGTCCTGGGCAAGTCCGCGAGCGCCACCCAGGACCCCGCAGCCCCGTGTGCCTGCGGCCCGAGCGCGGAGAAGACCGACGAGCAGCCTCAGACGGCCGGCGCCGCGGCGAGCAGCGGCTGCTGCTGA
- a CDS encoding metalloregulator ArsR/SmtB family transcription factor, with amino-acid sequence MSKQALPIVNLAGADEAGQACCAPLVCEPLNAAEAEELAPLFKAIADPVRLRLLSLIACHEGGEACVCDLTGAFEVTGPTISHHLKVLRTAGLIDCERRGTWVYYWVNPGVLERLSAILGPRVTAMA; translated from the coding sequence ATGTCGAAACAAGCGTTGCCGATCGTGAATCTGGCCGGGGCCGATGAGGCGGGGCAGGCGTGCTGCGCGCCGCTGGTGTGCGAGCCGCTGAACGCGGCCGAGGCCGAGGAGCTGGCGCCGTTGTTCAAGGCGATCGCCGACCCGGTGCGGCTGCGCCTGTTGTCGCTGATCGCCTGCCACGAGGGCGGTGAGGCGTGTGTGTGCGATCTGACCGGTGCCTTCGAGGTGACCGGCCCGACGATCAGCCACCATTTGAAGGTGCTGCGCACCGCGGGGCTGATCGACTGCGAACGGCGCGGCACCTGGGTCTACTACTGGGTCAACCCCGGCGTGCTGGAGCGGCTTTCGGCGATCTTGGGGCCGCGCGTCACGGCGATGGCGTGA
- the arsB gene encoding ACR3 family arsenite efflux transporter — protein MLDRLLPVWIAAAMAAGLLAGRMIPGLGATLEVVQVDGISLPIALGLLVMMYPVLAKVRYDRLETVTGDRRLLATSLVLNWVAGPALMFALAWLLLPDLPAYRTGLIIVGLARCIAMVIIWNDLACGDREAAAVLVALNSAFQIITFAVLGWFYLEVLPGWLGLPATGLDVSMWDIARSVLIFLGLPLAAGYLTRHLGEKAKGRTWYEKRFLPKIGPAALWGLLFTIVILFALQGDAIVSKPLDVARIALPLLIYFALMWAGAFALGHLVGLGYARTATLAFTAAGNNFELAIAVAIATFGVTSGQALAGVVGPLIEVPVLLALVYLSLALRRRLTRPVPA, from the coding sequence ATGTTGGACCGGTTGCTGCCGGTGTGGATCGCCGCCGCGATGGCCGCCGGACTGCTGGCGGGCCGGATGATCCCCGGCCTGGGCGCGACGCTGGAGGTCGTCCAGGTCGACGGCATCTCGCTACCGATCGCGCTGGGCCTGCTGGTGATGATGTACCCGGTGCTGGCCAAGGTCCGCTACGACCGGCTGGAGACGGTCACCGGCGACCGGCGGCTGCTGGCCACCTCGCTGGTGCTGAACTGGGTGGCCGGACCGGCGCTGATGTTCGCCCTGGCCTGGCTGTTGCTGCCGGATCTGCCCGCCTACCGCACCGGCCTGATCATCGTCGGCCTGGCCCGATGCATCGCCATGGTCATCATCTGGAACGACCTGGCGTGCGGTGACCGGGAGGCCGCCGCCGTCCTAGTTGCCCTCAACAGCGCCTTCCAGATCATCACCTTCGCCGTGCTCGGCTGGTTCTACCTGGAGGTGCTGCCCGGCTGGCTCGGTCTGCCCGCCACCGGGCTGGACGTGTCGATGTGGGACATCGCCCGCTCCGTGCTCATCTTCCTCGGCCTCCCGCTGGCCGCCGGATACCTCACCCGCCACCTCGGGGAAAAGGCCAAAGGCCGCACCTGGTACGAGAAGCGCTTCCTGCCGAAGATCGGCCCAGCAGCCTTGTGGGGGTTGTTGTTCACCATCGTGATCCTGTTCGCCCTGCAAGGCGACGCGATCGTCTCCAAGCCGCTCGACGTCGCTCGGATCGCGCTGCCGCTGCTGATCTACTTCGCCCTCATGTGGGCCGGCGCCTTCGCCCTGGGCCACCTGGTCGGCCTGGGGTACGCGCGCACCGCGACGCTGGCGTTCACCGCGGCGGGCAACAACTTCGAACTCGCCATCGCGGTCGCGATCGCCACCTTCGGCGTCACCTCCGGCCAGGCCCTGGCCGGGGTGGTCGGCCCGCTCATCGAGGTGCCCGTCCTGCTCGCGCTGGTCTACCTCTCCCTGGCCCTGCGCCGCCGCCTCACCCGCCCCGTGCCCGCGTGA
- a CDS encoding arsenate reductase ArsC produces the protein MSTIPEVLFVCVHNAGRSQMAAALLEHHGGGRVIVRSAGSAPADSINPAAVTVMDELGLDLTRAFPKPLTSEAVQAADVVITMGCGDACPIFPGKRYEDWQLADPAGQGIEKVRRIRDEIDARVRALLTELLTEPADRT, from the coding sequence GTGTCCACCATCCCCGAGGTGTTGTTCGTGTGCGTGCACAACGCCGGACGCTCCCAGATGGCCGCCGCGCTGCTGGAGCACCATGGTGGCGGCCGGGTCATCGTCCGCTCGGCCGGATCGGCTCCCGCCGACTCCATCAACCCGGCCGCCGTCACGGTCATGGACGAGCTCGGCCTGGACCTGACGCGCGCGTTCCCCAAGCCGCTCACCAGCGAGGCCGTCCAGGCCGCCGACGTGGTCATCACCATGGGCTGCGGCGACGCCTGCCCTATCTTCCCCGGCAAGCGCTATGAGGACTGGCAGCTGGCCGACCCTGCCGGTCAAGGCATTGAGAAGGTACGCCGCATCCGCGACGAGATCGACGCCCGCGTCCGCGCACTGCTCACCGAACTGCTCACCGAACCAGCGGACCGGACATGA
- a CDS encoding GNAT family N-acetyltransferase, translating into MNTTPAAMTGPRITAMTAGHAAQVLAIYRFGIDEGQATFETTAPTWEQFAAAKLPAHRHVAVDQDVATDVGQNGSTDGGRVLGWVAAVAVSDRCAYAGVVEHSVYVHPAARGRGVGSALLAALIASTEAAGIWTIQAGVFPENTASLALHARAGFRVIGTRERIGRHHGLWRDVVLIERRSPAIS; encoded by the coding sequence ATGAACACGACCCCCGCCGCCATGACGGGGCCGCGCATCACGGCCATGACCGCGGGGCATGCCGCCCAGGTGCTGGCCATCTACCGGTTTGGCATCGACGAAGGCCAGGCCACCTTTGAGACCACCGCCCCCACCTGGGAGCAGTTCGCGGCGGCCAAGCTGCCCGCTCACCGCCACGTCGCCGTCGACCAGGACGTCGCCACCGACGTCGGCCAGAACGGTAGCACCGACGGTGGCCGGGTGCTGGGCTGGGTCGCGGCGGTCGCGGTCTCCGACCGGTGCGCTTATGCCGGAGTGGTGGAGCACTCGGTCTACGTCCATCCCGCCGCCCGAGGCCGTGGCGTCGGCTCCGCGCTGCTCGCGGCCCTGATCGCCTCCACCGAGGCCGCCGGGATCTGGACGATCCAGGCCGGCGTCTTCCCCGAGAACACCGCCAGTCTCGCCCTGCACGCACGCGCCGGATTCCGGGTGATCGGCACCCGGGAACGGATCGGCCGCCACCACGGCCTCTGGCGCGACGTCGTGCTGATCGAACGCCGCAGCCCGGCCATCTCCTGA
- a CDS encoding alpha/beta fold hydrolase: MTVAQIGDISMGYELHGPEDGQPVLLLGGTSMPRGVWALMQLPALVEAGYRVAALDARGSGESSAPQGPYTIAQLADDAAALMAHLGWSEARMMGLSQGGFVVEELMAQRPELVHQDAGFGRLRHAFLLVLILAFIFLRGRPAGEIGV, from the coding sequence ATGACGGTTGCGCAGATCGGCGACATCAGCATGGGGTATGAGCTGCACGGCCCCGAAGACGGGCAGCCGGTGCTGTTGCTGGGGGGCACCAGCATGCCACGCGGCGTGTGGGCGTTGATGCAGCTACCAGCGCTGGTGGAGGCTGGCTATCGGGTGGCGGCGCTGGATGCGCGCGGCAGCGGCGAATCATCGGCGCCCCAGGGCCCCTACACCATCGCCCAGCTCGCCGACGACGCGGCCGCCCTCATGGCTCACCTCGGCTGGAGCGAGGCCCGGATGATGGGCTTGTCTCAAGGCGGATTCGTCGTGGAAGAGCTGATGGCCCAGCGGCCCGAACTGGTGCACCAAGACGCCGGTTTCGGTCGTCTCCGCCACGCTTTCCTCCTCGTGCTGATTCTCGCATTCATCTTCCTCAGAGGCCGACCCGCGGGTGAGATTGGCGTGTGA
- a CDS encoding ArsR/SmtB family transcription factor yields MLTIAPEIEVLTRFGRALADPIRCQLLLSLRQAPAHPADLAESLGISRTRLSNHLACLRDCGLIVAVPVGRRTRYELADPRLAHALDDLRTAVVAVAADRTCAEATEKGCC; encoded by the coding sequence ATGTTGACGATCGCCCCCGAGATCGAGGTACTCACCCGGTTCGGCCGCGCTCTGGCCGATCCGATTCGCTGCCAGTTGCTGCTCTCACTCCGCCAGGCTCCGGCCCACCCCGCCGATCTGGCCGAGTCGCTGGGCATCTCCCGCACCCGGCTGAGCAACCATCTGGCCTGCCTGCGTGACTGCGGCTTGATCGTCGCCGTCCCGGTCGGCCGCCGCACCCGCTATGAACTGGCCGACCCCCGCTTGGCCCACGCACTGGATGACCTGCGCACCGCCGTGGTGGCGGTGGCCGCCGACCGCACCTGCGCCGAGGCGACCGAGAAGGGCTGCTGCTGA
- a CDS encoding BlaI/MecI/CopY family transcriptional regulator, with protein MRLGNLERSIMEALWSHPEGLFAQDLADALPSTPAVTTVLTVLVRLSRKGLVTRERTGRAHLYRAAGGKDVFVAEAMRQVLDGAGDVEAAVSRFVGSVSPQVAAALREALDNRDLGNAP; from the coding sequence GTGCGGCTCGGCAACCTGGAACGTTCGATCATGGAGGCGTTGTGGAGCCATCCCGAGGGCCTGTTCGCCCAGGACCTGGCCGACGCTCTGCCCTCGACGCCCGCGGTCACGACCGTGTTGACGGTGCTGGTGCGGCTGTCGCGTAAGGGCTTGGTCACCCGGGAGCGCACCGGCCGGGCCCACCTGTATCGCGCCGCGGGCGGCAAGGACGTCTTCGTCGCCGAGGCCATGCGCCAGGTGCTGGACGGCGCCGGTGATGTGGAGGCCGCGGTCAGCCGTTTCGTCGGCAGCGTGTCGCCGCAGGTGGCCGCCGCGCTGCGCGAGGCGCTCGACAACCGGGATCTGGGCAACGCGCCGTGA
- a CDS encoding M56 family metallopeptidase — MIVWLIAAAVALVPLLAGGRAAERLAGAGWTHRCPRAALVMWQAIGLAGGMGAIGIGLVAAVAPLAAVFPHGAHTLIRQILDGRGLEGLGGAHIGALAWSAGLIGWLSLHTVRAAVRTLRAQRRQRLLVDVVADPSLLPDAYVLPDAQPVAYCIPGRRARVVLSTGTLDLLDGEEVEAVLGHERAHAAGRHDLLLLPFLALAQAFPGLPAATTARQVVPVLLEMLADDRARRVHGELPLARALVRMAAPKAGPAAAGTLALADTAVVDRVERLLRGHPQPGWMSAAAYCAAGLLLSGPVAVLVAPVLCITVWRM, encoded by the coding sequence GTGATCGTCTGGCTGATCGCCGCGGCCGTGGCGCTGGTGCCGTTGCTGGCCGGAGGCCGGGCCGCCGAGCGGCTCGCCGGCGCCGGGTGGACGCATCGCTGCCCGCGGGCCGCCCTGGTCATGTGGCAGGCGATCGGGCTGGCCGGCGGAATGGGCGCGATCGGCATCGGCCTGGTGGCTGCGGTGGCGCCGTTGGCAGCGGTGTTCCCGCACGGCGCGCACACCCTGATCCGTCAGATCCTTGATGGCCGAGGGCTGGAAGGTCTGGGAGGCGCGCACATCGGCGCATTGGCCTGGAGCGCCGGTCTGATCGGCTGGCTGTCGCTGCACACCGTGCGGGCCGCGGTGCGCACGCTCCGAGCCCAGCGCAGGCAGCGGCTGCTGGTGGACGTCGTGGCCGACCCCTCGCTGCTGCCCGACGCCTATGTACTGCCTGATGCCCAGCCGGTGGCCTACTGCATTCCCGGCCGCCGGGCCCGCGTCGTGCTCAGCACCGGAACGCTCGACCTCCTTGACGGTGAGGAGGTCGAGGCGGTGCTCGGCCATGAGCGGGCACACGCCGCCGGGCGCCACGACCTTTTGCTGCTTCCGTTTCTGGCGCTCGCGCAGGCCTTCCCCGGGCTTCCCGCCGCCACAACGGCCCGCCAGGTCGTCCCAGTGCTGCTGGAGATGCTGGCCGATGACCGGGCCCGCCGCGTTCATGGAGAGCTGCCGCTGGCCCGCGCGCTGGTGCGGATGGCCGCCCCGAAAGCCGGCCCCGCCGCCGCGGGCACGCTGGCGCTGGCCGACACCGCGGTCGTTGACCGGGTGGAGCGATTGTTGCGGGGCCACCCGCAGCCGGGCTGGATGTCGGCCGCCGCCTACTGCGCCGCCGGCCTGCTGCTGAGCGGGCCCGTGGCCGTGCTGGTCGCGCCCGTGCTGTGCATCACCGTCTGGCGAATGTAA
- a CDS encoding methyltransferase family protein: MLASWFYMISYLVVGTFAFGIRALIHRRRTGSSGMNGISGPAFSAAWWAGVLFAVAIALGLLAPIAALVGVVEPIGAMVAVPLQLVAAVLILAGGTATVLAQAAMGASWRVGVDEGEITTLVTGGPFRLVRNPIFTAMATTSIGWTLLVPSALSLAALAALITAIELQVRVIEEPYLIRTHGSDYLTYASSAGRFVPALGRLSAAAS; this comes from the coding sequence ATGCTCGCTTCGTGGTTTTACATGATCAGCTACCTGGTGGTGGGAACGTTCGCTTTCGGAATCCGGGCGCTGATCCATCGCCGCCGCACCGGCAGCAGCGGCATGAACGGCATCAGCGGCCCCGCCTTCTCCGCCGCGTGGTGGGCCGGAGTCCTGTTCGCCGTCGCGATCGCCCTCGGGCTGCTGGCGCCGATCGCGGCACTGGTAGGCGTCGTCGAACCGATCGGCGCCATGGTGGCCGTCCCGCTCCAACTCGTCGCAGCGGTCCTCATCCTGGCCGGAGGCACCGCCACCGTGCTGGCGCAGGCGGCGATGGGCGCATCCTGGCGGGTGGGCGTCGACGAGGGCGAAATCACCACCCTGGTCACCGGCGGGCCGTTCCGGCTGGTGCGCAACCCCATCTTCACCGCCATGGCCACCACCTCGATCGGCTGGACCTTGCTGGTGCCCTCAGCGCTGTCCCTGGCCGCCCTGGCCGCGCTCATCACCGCGATCGAGCTGCAGGTCCGCGTGATCGAGGAGCCCTACCTGATCCGCACCCACGGCTCGGACTACCTCACCTACGCCTCCAGCGCGGGCCGCTTCGTTCCGGCGCTGGGGCGCCTGTCGGCGGCGGCCTCCTGA
- a CDS encoding coiled-coil domain-containing protein: MRIITAASIAIILCLGGPGAGSAEPKPDAKRLRSQLSALQKEYDTFIADYNANRVALSDARRIEKVAATRWEQAQRAYDLAREQVVQMTQLRYQGSSLDTAMPLLGAGDPHASIHAAALLQQRADEQAEGLKQFAITREGRRLARESAARRARELQEKAAKLGQEKRTAEKLIARIKDTLEEIVPTPGLRRSDGTWAPQIPTGPDNVTPRTRLLRTQAESRFGFPSGVGCYRTRQDGGEHPQGRACDFMITRGGTWPSPAQSALGDRLAAWAIANARRLGVKYVIYKQRIWQGGGWRTMSDRGSITENHQDHVHVSMQ; encoded by the coding sequence ATGCGCATCATCACCGCGGCGTCGATCGCGATCATCTTGTGCCTGGGGGGCCCCGGAGCGGGCAGCGCCGAACCGAAACCGGACGCCAAGCGGTTGCGCAGCCAGCTGAGCGCCCTGCAAAAGGAGTACGACACCTTCATCGCCGACTACAACGCCAACCGTGTCGCGCTGAGCGATGCCCGGCGTATCGAGAAAGTCGCCGCTACCCGCTGGGAGCAGGCGCAACGCGCCTACGACCTGGCGCGGGAGCAGGTCGTGCAGATGACGCAGCTGAGATATCAAGGATCTTCACTCGACACCGCGATGCCCCTGCTCGGGGCAGGTGATCCGCATGCCTCCATTCACGCCGCGGCGCTTTTGCAGCAAAGGGCGGACGAGCAGGCCGAGGGTCTCAAGCAGTTCGCCATCACGCGCGAGGGTCGTCGCCTGGCTCGAGAGTCCGCGGCGCGCCGGGCGCGTGAACTGCAGGAGAAGGCCGCGAAGCTCGGCCAGGAGAAGCGAACGGCCGAAAAGCTGATCGCGCGGATCAAGGACACCCTCGAAGAGATCGTTCCCACCCCCGGGCTGCGCCGATCCGATGGCACCTGGGCGCCGCAGATCCCGACAGGGCCCGACAACGTCACTCCCCGCACGCGTCTGCTTCGCACCCAAGCCGAGAGCCGGTTCGGCTTCCCCAGCGGCGTCGGCTGCTACCGCACGCGCCAGGACGGCGGCGAGCACCCCCAGGGCCGCGCCTGCGACTTCATGATCACCCGCGGCGGGACATGGCCCTCGCCCGCGCAGTCGGCATTGGGCGACCGGCTGGCGGCCTGGGCGATCGCGAACGCCCGGCGGCTGGGAGTCAAGTATGTGATCTACAAGCAACGTATCTGGCAGGGCGGCGGCTGGCGGACTATGTCTGATCGCGGCAGCATCACCGAGAATCACCAAGATCATGTTCACGTCTCGATGCAATGA
- a CDS encoding HXXEE domain-containing protein: MPDGCPDGYVAPLRLSLPFMLPFVVYVLHTLEELPGFAAWASRHFGPESTNAFAAYHIPLMLVVLLCSWRASLAGRHGAWVVMATAFQWQFALNAVFHLSTWAAFGEYSPGAVTAAVVSIPATAFYLSWIRRQARASTREITLAIAVGTLIAALAIGFLFL; this comes from the coding sequence GTGCCCGACGGCTGCCCCGACGGCTACGTCGCACCGCTGCGCCTCAGCCTGCCGTTCATGCTGCCTTTCGTCGTGTACGTGCTGCACACCCTGGAAGAACTGCCAGGCTTCGCCGCCTGGGCCAGCCGGCACTTCGGCCCGGAAAGCACGAACGCGTTCGCCGCCTACCACATCCCGCTCATGCTGGTGGTCCTGCTGTGCTCCTGGCGAGCCTCCCTGGCCGGCCGACACGGCGCCTGGGTGGTGATGGCCACCGCCTTCCAATGGCAGTTCGCCCTCAACGCCGTCTTCCACCTGAGCACCTGGGCCGCCTTCGGCGAGTATTCCCCCGGCGCCGTCACCGCCGCTGTGGTGTCCATCCCGGCAACGGCCTTCTACCTGTCCTGGATCAGGCGGCAGGCGCGGGCGAGTACGAGGGAGATCACCCTCGCGATCGCGGTGGGCACCCTCATCGCGGCGCTGGCGATCGGCTTTCTGTTCTTGTGA
- a CDS encoding cation diffusion facilitator family transporter: MGTGHGHGHAAGRHRWRLALSFALIGSYFVVELVYGLISGSLALLSDAGHMAADVVTLGAALVATRIATRPDTTGRRSYGSYRAEVFASLLAVLLMLGVAVYVVVEAVGRIGATAEVSFGPMLIVGAIGLVINVIVLLLLRAGAAESLNVKGAYLEVVADTAGSVGVIAAGWLVAATGQPFWDTLVALAIGVFVAVRAISLGRQVFAVLGQHVPAEMNASAVAGDLAAVEGVRDVHDLHLWTLTSGMNVATAHLVTAEGADSHAVLDQARDLLRRHHNVAHATLQVEPADHLGCDELGW, translated from the coding sequence ATGGGCACCGGGCACGGACACGGGCACGCCGCAGGCCGTCACCGCTGGCGGCTCGCGCTCTCCTTCGCGTTGATCGGCTCCTACTTCGTGGTCGAGCTGGTCTACGGGCTGATATCAGGGTCGCTGGCGTTGCTGTCGGATGCCGGGCACATGGCCGCCGACGTGGTGACGCTGGGCGCCGCCCTGGTGGCCACCCGGATCGCCACCCGCCCCGACACCACCGGGCGCCGTAGCTACGGCTCCTACCGCGCCGAGGTGTTCGCCTCCTTGCTGGCCGTGCTGCTGATGCTCGGCGTGGCGGTGTACGTGGTGGTCGAGGCGGTGGGCCGGATCGGCGCCACCGCTGAGGTCTCTTTTGGGCCGATGCTCATCGTGGGAGCCATCGGCCTGGTCATCAACGTGATCGTGTTGTTGCTGCTGCGCGCGGGCGCGGCTGAGAGCCTGAACGTCAAGGGCGCCTACCTTGAGGTGGTGGCCGACACCGCCGGATCGGTCGGCGTCATCGCCGCCGGCTGGCTGGTCGCGGCGACCGGCCAGCCGTTCTGGGACACGCTGGTCGCGCTGGCCATCGGTGTCTTCGTCGCGGTGCGCGCCATCTCCCTGGGACGGCAGGTGTTCGCGGTCTTGGGCCAGCACGTCCCGGCCGAGATGAACGCCTCCGCCGTCGCCGGGGATCTGGCGGCTGTCGAGGGTGTGCGCGACGTCCACGACCTGCACCTGTGGACGTTGACCTCCGGCATGAACGTGGCCACCGCCCATCTGGTCACCGCCGAGGGCGCCGACAGCCACGCGGTCTTGGACCAGGCCCGTGACCTGCTGCGCCGACACCACAACGTGGCCCACGCCACCTTGCAGGTCGAACCGGCCGACCACCTGGGCTGCGACGAACTGGGCTGGTGA
- a CDS encoding ArsR/SmtB family transcription factor — translation MDAPRVAAVRERMPAAQDLTDTAEVFGLLADPGRLRLLLALLEGEMCVCDLAAVSGQSESAVSHALRLLRAHRIVSARRAGRMAFYRLEDAHVRMLLDLALAHTEHTQAIHPERDGNR, via the coding sequence GTGGATGCGCCGCGGGTGGCGGCGGTGCGTGAGCGGATGCCTGCGGCGCAGGATCTGACCGACACCGCGGAGGTGTTCGGGCTGCTGGCCGATCCGGGCCGCCTGCGGCTGCTGCTGGCCCTGCTGGAGGGCGAGATGTGCGTGTGCGATCTGGCCGCGGTGAGCGGCCAGAGCGAGTCGGCCGTCTCCCACGCACTGCGGCTGTTGCGGGCGCACCGCATCGTCTCAGCCCGCCGGGCCGGCCGGATGGCCTTCTACCGGCTGGAGGACGCGCACGTGCGGATGCTGCTCGACCTCGCCCTCGCCCACACCGAGCACACCCAGGCCATCCACCCCGAACGCGACGGAAACCGCTGA